In Sulfurimonas paralvinellae, the following proteins share a genomic window:
- a CDS encoding helix-turn-helix domain-containing protein — MKKKVTNKELAELIGKSEQTIKGWKSRFPELLEIVRLGALCKVNDLDSEQILKLSELKDVIKSSDS; from the coding sequence ATGAAAAAGAAAGTTACAAATAAAGAGCTGGCAGAATTAATTGGAAAGAGTGAGCAGACAATAAAAGGATGGAAGTCAAGATTTCCTGAACTGTTAGAGATCGTACGGCTTGGAGCACTTTGTAAAGTCAATGATTTAGACAGTGAACAGATACTTAAACTTTCTGAACTCAAAGATGTAATTAAATCCTCTGATTCATAA